A window from Culex pipiens pallens isolate TS chromosome 3, TS_CPP_V2, whole genome shotgun sequence encodes these proteins:
- the LOC120413175 gene encoding zinc finger protein 808-like isoform X2 — MELLRFFAKYRSKIVTVHLLMNALVELRHINSRPLVDLFDTKRESVRAVLKDLSICDKPDPTATDLIYEFKQYDIATFSIDVNPELPASEVGTEPANEPSVPEPPRKRPYIKRAKPKAEVENPGEPKKFHCKTEGCIEEFDNLYALRIHRNNTHKPFVCDTCGYRHHSKRHLQIHMERHLQQRDYNCKYCQKTFKTHHDLSVHVREVHIASRKFICGTCGLEFRRKAILQDHELAHGEAYNFTCEICGKKFKRPSALKNHVIKVHETPRHACTRCDKKFHVNYLYLDHVENIHGIKMRFYCDICVQLFFSQETLDAHRVCHSAPKELQCGTCLSVFGSADEMSDHLCITFRDDYVCCGKDLRYYKMYNKHMFIVHGQKTNVRVKADQSQLFGRIRCSRKRIEVCARCEQTFPTRTLKKQHMEICGKDQAESSFATSLLDQI; from the exons ATGGAATTGCTCCGGTTCTTTGCCAAATACCGGTCAAAAATAGTAACCGTTCATCTACTGATGAACGCCTTGGTAGAGCTGAGGCACATCAACTCGAGACCACTGGTTGACCTGTTCGATACCAAGCGAGAGTCCGTCAGAGCAGTGTTGAAGGATCTGAGTATTTGCGATAAACCCGATCCAACGGCGACCGATCTAATCTACGAGTTTAAGCAGTATGACATTGCCACATTCAGTATCGATGTCAACCCGGAACTACCAGCGTCGGAAGTGGGAACAGAGCCAGCAAACGAACCGTCCGTACCTGAACCTCCTCGAAAGCGACCATACATCAAAAGAGCCAAACCCAAAGCGGAGGTTGAAAATCCCGGAGAACCGAAAAAGTTTCACTGCAAGACAGAAGGTTGCATCGAAGAATTCGACAATCTGTACGCGCTACGAATCCATCGGAACAATACGCACAAACCGTTCGTCTGCGACACCTGTGGCTACCGGCACCATAGCAAGAGACATCTTCAGATTCACATGGAACGCCACCTCCAACAACGTGACTACAATTGCAAGTACTGTCAGAAAACATTCAAAACGCACCATGACCTTAGCGTGCACGTCCGTGAGGTTCACATTGCCAGCAGAAAGTTCATTTGCGGTACGTGCGGCCTGGAGTTTAGGCGGAAAGCAATTCTGCAGGATCACGAGCTAGCTCACGGCGAAGCCTACAATTTTACGTGTGAAATATGTGGCAAAAAGTTCAAAAGACCCTCTGCATTAAAAAATCACGTCATAAAGGTACACGAAACCCCGAGACACGCATGCACAAGGTGCGACAAAAAGTTCCACGTCAACTATTTGTACCTGGATCATGTTGAAAACATCCACGGG ATAAAAATGCGCTTCTACTGCGACATCTGCGTCCAGCTGTTCTTCAGCCAGGAAACGCTGGACGCCCACAGAGTGTGCCACAGCGCACCAAAGGAACTGCAGTGCGGCACGTGTCTGTCGGTGTTTGGCTCCGCGGACGAAATGAGCGACCATCTGTGCATCACCTTCCGGGACGATTACGTTTGCTGCGGTAAAGATCTGCGCTACTACAAGATGTACAACAAGCACATGTTCATCGTGCACGGGCAGAAAACGAACGTTCGCGTTAAAGCGGACCAGAGCCAGCTGTTTGGCCGGATTCGTTGCTCGAGG AAACGAATTGAGGTATGTGCCCGTTGCGAGCAAACATTTCCCACGAGGACGCTCAAGAAGCAGCACATGGAAATTTGCGGAAAGGATCAGGCAGAAAGTAGCTTTGCTACTTCACTGTTAGATCAGATCTAA
- the LOC120413175 gene encoding zinc finger imprinted 3-like isoform X1 has protein sequence MTVFKLEKFPHVCRLCLEPDTGGLMFSLDSADPALDWATIRDFLASFTVPIAEDRAPFFPQQVCLTCMELLRFFAKYRSKIVTVHLLMNALVELRHINSRPLVDLFDTKRESVRAVLKDLSICDKPDPTATDLIYEFKQYDIATFSIDVNPELPASEVGTEPANEPSVPEPPRKRPYIKRAKPKAEVENPGEPKKFHCKTEGCIEEFDNLYALRIHRNNTHKPFVCDTCGYRHHSKRHLQIHMERHLQQRDYNCKYCQKTFKTHHDLSVHVREVHIASRKFICGTCGLEFRRKAILQDHELAHGEAYNFTCEICGKKFKRPSALKNHVIKVHETPRHACTRCDKKFHVNYLYLDHVENIHGIKMRFYCDICVQLFFSQETLDAHRVCHSAPKELQCGTCLSVFGSADEMSDHLCITFRDDYVCCGKDLRYYKMYNKHMFIVHGQKTNVRVKADQSQLFGRIRCSRKRIEVCARCEQTFPTRTLKKQHMEICGKDQAESSFATSLLDQI, from the exons ATGACCGTTTTCAAGCTGGAAAAGTTCCCGCACGTTTGTCGGCTCTGTCTGGAACCGGACACGGGCGGCCTGATGTTCTCGCTGGACTCGGCGGATCCCGCGCTGGACTGGGCAACGATCCGCGACTTTCTGGCCTCGTTCACGGTCCCGATTGCGGAG GACAGAGCACCGTTCTTTCCCCAACAAGTGTGCTTAACTTGTATGGAATTGCTCCGGTTCTTTGCCAAATACCGGTCAAAAATAGTAACCGTTCATCTACTGATGAACGCCTTGGTAGAGCTGAGGCACATCAACTCGAGACCACTGGTTGACCTGTTCGATACCAAGCGAGAGTCCGTCAGAGCAGTGTTGAAGGATCTGAGTATTTGCGATAAACCCGATCCAACGGCGACCGATCTAATCTACGAGTTTAAGCAGTATGACATTGCCACATTCAGTATCGATGTCAACCCGGAACTACCAGCGTCGGAAGTGGGAACAGAGCCAGCAAACGAACCGTCCGTACCTGAACCTCCTCGAAAGCGACCATACATCAAAAGAGCCAAACCCAAAGCGGAGGTTGAAAATCCCGGAGAACCGAAAAAGTTTCACTGCAAGACAGAAGGTTGCATCGAAGAATTCGACAATCTGTACGCGCTACGAATCCATCGGAACAATACGCACAAACCGTTCGTCTGCGACACCTGTGGCTACCGGCACCATAGCAAGAGACATCTTCAGATTCACATGGAACGCCACCTCCAACAACGTGACTACAATTGCAAGTACTGTCAGAAAACATTCAAAACGCACCATGACCTTAGCGTGCACGTCCGTGAGGTTCACATTGCCAGCAGAAAGTTCATTTGCGGTACGTGCGGCCTGGAGTTTAGGCGGAAAGCAATTCTGCAGGATCACGAGCTAGCTCACGGCGAAGCCTACAATTTTACGTGTGAAATATGTGGCAAAAAGTTCAAAAGACCCTCTGCATTAAAAAATCACGTCATAAAGGTACACGAAACCCCGAGACACGCATGCACAAGGTGCGACAAAAAGTTCCACGTCAACTATTTGTACCTGGATCATGTTGAAAACATCCACGGG ATAAAAATGCGCTTCTACTGCGACATCTGCGTCCAGCTGTTCTTCAGCCAGGAAACGCTGGACGCCCACAGAGTGTGCCACAGCGCACCAAAGGAACTGCAGTGCGGCACGTGTCTGTCGGTGTTTGGCTCCGCGGACGAAATGAGCGACCATCTGTGCATCACCTTCCGGGACGATTACGTTTGCTGCGGTAAAGATCTGCGCTACTACAAGATGTACAACAAGCACATGTTCATCGTGCACGGGCAGAAAACGAACGTTCGCGTTAAAGCGGACCAGAGCCAGCTGTTTGGCCGGATTCGTTGCTCGAGG AAACGAATTGAGGTATGTGCCCGTTGCGAGCAAACATTTCCCACGAGGACGCTCAAGAAGCAGCACATGGAAATTTGCGGAAAGGATCAGGCAGAAAGTAGCTTTGCTACTTCACTGTTAGATCAGATCTAA
- the LOC120413167 gene encoding zinc finger protein 62 homolog: MTIELSTSQNKNIFQSSCHFYKRNQPKMPVFKLAEFPNVCRLCLVAPEGKLVSLRTRDPVFDGGTIGDFITRISFKIEQHKAHLFPQVVCQPCFDLLKFFARYRTKVTNVHLLMNALVELRFSNCRPLVDLFERKQSAVEVLLKDVGVCEEVEDATAQTLMEEFPTYAIASVERADEIDVVEPVCDDVVESERPAVRRVKRKVPVQKVVVKRVKRVKAVESTQDESVESSVEPAGIDQGQPDEIDQPVAQEDDRHLKEIKLQYKLRCTKCTYTTEYLREFEAHQLIEHEIKSREFHCDKPGCPEVFKDAYLLYKHNVKMHKPFVCDICGTGLSSRSDLKDHMARHKNDQNFACTYCDRRFNLKQDLGTHIRRIHLSEKNFECKTCGLKFTSNYMLKTHSETHNVDKSYACQTCGKKFKSAENLKSHRIIYCDQVKLRHECSHCDKRYPSRTKLIDHIESVHRIKCRFPCDVCVQPFTNPEEMATHRLRHDNPKELECGRCLVAFLSAEDMAAHLCITYQENYFCCGRDFRYHYAYNKHMFIKHGQKTNARVRPNPDELLGLSKLRRKRIEMCHKCETVFPTRAKKQRHQETCTGPPAVAPEASTNTAQDEPLIPMFNY; this comes from the exons ATGACGATTGAACTGTCAAcaagtcaaaacaaaaacatattccAGTCGAGTTGCCACTTCTACAAACGAAATCAACCGAAAATGCCCGTCTTCAAGCTGGCCGAATTCCCGAACGTATGCCGGCTGTGTCTGGTCGCGCCGGAGGGCAAGCTGGTCTCGCTGCGGACGCGGGATCCCGTGTTCGACGGGGGCACCATCGGCGACTTCATCACCAGGATCAGCTTCAAAATCGAACAG CACAAAGCGCATCTGTTCCCGCAGGTGGTCTGCCAGCCGTGTTTCGACCTGCTGAAGTTCTTTGCCCGGTACCGGACCAAGGTGACCAATGTGCATCTGCTGATGAACGCGCTGGTGGAGTTGCGGTTCTCCAACTGCCGACCGCTTGTGGATCTGTTCGAGAGAAAGCAGAGCGCGGTAGAGGTTCTGCTGAAGGACGTGGGGGTTTGTGAGGAGGTTGAGGACGCCACGGCCCAGACGCTGATGGAGGAGTTTCCGACGTACGCGATCGCCAGCGTGGAGCGGGCGGATGAAATCGATGTCGTTGAGCCGGTTTGCGACGATGTGGTGGAGTCGGAAAGGCCAGCGGTTCGGAGGGTTAAGAGGAAGGTCCCAGTGCAGAAGGTGGTTGTGAAGCGAGTCAAGAGGGTGAAGGCGGTTGAGTCTACTCAAGATGAATCGGTTGAGAGTAGTGTAGAACCTGCGGGAATTGATCAAGGTCAACCGGATGAAATTGATCAGCCTGTTGCCCAAGAAGATGACAGACATTTGAAGGAGATTAAACTGCAGTACAAGCTACGTTGCACAAAGTGTACCTACACGACGGAGTACCTGCGGGAGTTTGAAGCTCATCAGCTCATAGAACACGAGATCAAGAGCCGCGAGTTCCACTGCGACAAACCGGGCTGTCCGGAGGTGTTCAAGGATGCGTACCTGCTGTACAAGCACAACGTCAAGATGCACAAGCCGTTCGTGTGTGACATCTGCGGAACCGGGTTGAGCAGCCGGAGCGACCTCAAGGACCACATGGCCCGTCACAAAAACGATCAGAACTTTGCCTGCACGTACTGCGATCGGCGGTTCAATTTGAAGCAGGACCTGGGGACGCACATCCGGCGAATCCATCTGAGTGAGAAAAATTTCGAATGCAAGACTTGCGGACTAAAATTTACCTCAAATTATATGCTGAAAACTCACTCGGAAACGCACAACGTGGATAAGAGTTATGCGTGCCAAACTTGCGGCAAGAAGTTCAAATCGGCCGAGAATCTCAAAAGTCATCGTATTATTTACTGCGATCAAGTCAAGTTACGGCACGAGTGCAGTCACTGCGATAAGCGATACCCCTCCCGGACGAAACTGATAGACCACATTGAGTCGGTGCACAGG ATCAAGTGCCGCTTCCCGTGCGACGTCTGCGTGCAGCCGTTCACGAACCCGGAAGAAATGGCCACGCACCGGCTGCGCCACGACAACCCCAAGGAGCTCGAGTGCGGCCGCTGTCTGGTGGCGTTCCTGTCCGCCGAGGACATGGCCGCCCACCTGTGCATCACTTACCAGGAGAACTACTTTTGCTGCGGACGGGACTTCCGGTACCACTACGCGTACAACAAGCACATGTTCATCAAGCACGGCCAGAAGACGAACGCCCGCGTCCGACCGAACCCCGACGAACTGCTGGGGTTGTCCAAGCTTAGGAGG aAACGCATCGAAATGTGTCACAAGTGCGAAACTGTGTTTCCAACTCGGGCGAAAAAGCAGAGACACCAGGAAACCTGCACCGGTCCGCCGGCGGTTGCGCCTGAAGCTTCTACCAATACTGCTCAGGACGAGCCGTTGATTCCCATGTTCAACTACTGA
- the LOC128093575 gene encoding zinc finger protein 649-like — protein MIAFKLERFPHVCRTCLQPKAKSQMTSLGETRDKDGGTRLIDLLDELTFPIPEELNHLTPGSICGDCLEQLDQFLEYRKGLNYVLKFIFGMAQLKKGNVTTLKELFTEDKEYVTALLKRLQILEKAELRLEDLVGEFSKYDINGVTDVKRERSGEEGDFDADFLEDALVKVEVDDGSMIVEYLESAVKRRRGRPKKVEGSPKVKRRGRPRKVIEDSDEDEDDDDQPLQNLKNEMLESSGVTEDGGDLSENDMLIERLSNASEHFAGHALVEMLESAEDGHFDGGMEDSDGEFELDEDLLQRSRQSKKGKRNSSPRSQRKGTLQQCTKCKFKTYYPRTFEAHMEKHDRKERNSGGGWHCKRCDEEFETKKALDKHKRQEHRDYMCDTCGLSFEQKFALETHRKRHADVRQYKCDYCPMEYFTRPEMLLHTKQVHLNAFEVKCPECNLTFKTKSTLNQHLKSHTNQRTHTCAMCGFGFKSYTHLNRHVKSVHQDFRFQCEHCEISYGRKDKLRMHMEKVHNIQTYFVCDICLQSYNARDKLEEHKTHHENPKPLQCGVCLTAYVSQEEFNSHLCITYKDDYVCCERDFKYHFYYNKHMFLVHGLKTNVRVKPTQGLLLGQVRAMRKQAERCPRCEREFPTRNQKKQHMIACRGDGGGDGQDFMGATEIPVVMAEEGEKPVVGGGTLLGTTNPQQQDDDGCVTYEIEYVDNYDSKEDIARKVNLV, from the exons ATGATCGCCTTCAAGCTGGAACGGTTCCCGCACGTTTGCCGGACGTGTCTGCAGCCGAAAGCCAAGTCCCAGATGACCAGCTTGGGGGAAACCCGCGACAAAGACGGCGGTACCCGGCTGATTGACCTGCTGGACGAGCTGACCTTTCCGATCCCGGAG GAGCTGAACCATTTAACTCCCGGCAGCATTTGCGGCGACTGTCTGGAACAGTTGGACCAGTTTTTGGAGTATCGGAAGGGGTTGAATTACGTGCTAAAGTTTATCTTTGGGATGGCCCAGCTGAAGAAGGGTAACGTTACAACGCTGAAGGAACTATTCACGGAAGATAAAGAGTACGTGACGGCGCTGCTGAAGCGGTTGCAGATTCTGGAGAAGGCCGAGCTGAGGTTGGAGGATTTGGTCGGGGAGTTTTCCAAGTATGATATCAATGGGGTGACGGACGTGAAGAGGGAACGGTCGGGGGAAGAGGGGGATTTCGATGCCGATTTTCTGGAGGATGCTTTGGTCAAGGTCGAGGTCGATGATGGTAGTATGATCGTGGAGTATTTGGAGTCGGCCGTGAAGAGAAGGCGAGGTCGTCCGAAGAAAGTGGAGGGATCGCCAAAGGTGAAGAGAAGGGGTCGTCCACGGAAGGTTATCGAGGATTCCGATGAGGATGAGGACGACGACGATCAACCGTTGCAGAACTTGAAGAACGAAATGTTGGAATCCTCCGGGGTGACGGAGGACGGTGGCGATCTGTCCGAGAACGACATGCTGATCGAGCGGCTTTCGAACGCGTCGGAACACTTTGCCGGGCACGCGCTTGTGGAAATGTTGGAAAGTGCCGAAGACGGACACTTTGACGGTGGCATGGAAGATTCCGACGGGGAGTTTGAACTGGACGAAGACCTGCTCCAACGATCTCGCCAGTCTAAAAAAGGCAAACGGAACTCCTCACCGCGAAGTCAACGCAAGGGAACACTTCAACAGTGCACCAAGTGCAAATTCAAGACTTACTACCCGCGAACCTTTGAAGCCCACATGGAGAAGCACGATCGCAAGGAGCGAAACTCTGGCGGAGGTTGGCACTGCAAGCGGTGCGACGAAGAGTTTGAAACCAAAAAAGCACTCGACAAACACAAACGGCAAGAGCATCGGGATTACATGTGCGACACGTGCGGCCTCTCCTTCGAGCAGAAGTTTGCCCTGGAAACGCACCGGAAGCGTCACGCCGACGTTCGTCAGTACAAGTGCGATTACTGCCCGATGGAGTACTTTACGCGGCCGGAAATGCTTCTTCACACCAAACAGGTCCATCTGAACGCGTTCGAGGTCAAGTGTCCGGAATGTAATTTGACGTTCAAGACAAAGTCCACCCTCAACCAGCACCTGAAATCGCACACAAATCAACGGACCCATACGTGCGCAATGTGTGGTTTTGGGTTTAAATCGTACACGCACTTGAACCGGCACGTCAAGTCGGTCCATCAAGATTTCCGGTTTCAGTGTGAACATTGCGAGATCTCGTACGGACGCAAGGACAAGCTGCGGATGCACATGGAGAAGGTGCACAAT ATCCAAACCTACTTCGTGTGCGACATATGCCTGCAGTCTTACAATGCGCGCGACAAGCTCGAGGAGCACAAGACCCACCACGAGAACCCGAAACCGTTGCAGTGTGGAGTCTGCCTGACCGCGTACGTTAGCCAGGAAGAGTTCAACTCACATCTGTGCATCACCTACAA AGACGACTACGTTTGCTGCGAGCGCGACTTCAAGTATCACTTTTACTACAACAAGCACATGTTCCTGGTGCACGGCCTAAAGACAAACGTGCGCGTCAAACCGACCCAGGGACTGCTGCTGGGACAGGTTCGCGCCATGAGG AAACAAGCCGAGCGGTGTCCCCGGTGCGAGCGGGAATTCCCAACAAGAAACCAAAAGAAGCAGCACATGATTGCGTGTCGTGGCGACGGCGGCGGTGACGGTCAGGACTTTATGGGTGCGACGGAGATCCCCGTCGTGATGGCCGAGGAGGGAGAAAAGCCCGTGGTTGGCGGAGGCACGCTTTTGGGCACCACCAATCCGCAACAGCAGGACGACGACGGGTGCGTTACGTACGAAATCGAGTACGTGGATAATTACGATTCGAAGGAGGACATTGCGCGGAAGGTGAATTTGGTTTAG